From Acidimicrobiales bacterium, one genomic window encodes:
- the ahcY gene encoding adenosylhomocysteinase: MALTADDYKVADLSLAEFGRKEIRLAEHEMPGLMALRGKYADEQPLKGARIAGSLHMTVQTAVLIETLVALGADVRWVSCNIFSTQDHAAAAVAVGPTGTPEKLEGTPVFAWKGETLEEYWWATEQLFHWPDGGGPNLILDDGGDATMLVHKGLEYEKAGVIPDTEEDDSEEWGVFLDRLRDIANRHGEFFTKIAPGIRGVSEETTTGVHRLYQMMETGDLLFPAINVNDSVTKSKFDNLYGCRHSLIDGINRAVDVMIGGKVAVVCGFGDVGKGCAESLAGQGARVIVTEVDPICALQAAMTGYEVNTLEAVIDTADIFITTTGNKDIILAGHMAKMKHQAIVGNIGHFDNEIDMAGLLKMSDVRRVNIKPQVDEFVFPDGHSVIVLSEGRLLNLGNATGHPSFVMSCSFTNQVLAQMELHANADSIELGVHVLPKTLDEEVARLHLDALGVKLTKLTDSQAEYLGIPAEGPYKPDHYRY; the protein is encoded by the coding sequence GTGGCACTGACAGCTGATGACTACAAGGTCGCGGACCTGAGCCTGGCCGAGTTCGGCCGCAAGGAGATCCGCCTGGCCGAGCACGAGATGCCGGGTCTCATGGCCCTGCGGGGCAAGTACGCCGACGAGCAACCGCTCAAGGGCGCTCGCATCGCCGGGTCGCTCCACATGACCGTCCAGACCGCAGTGTTGATCGAGACCCTCGTCGCCCTCGGCGCCGACGTGCGTTGGGTGAGCTGCAACATCTTCTCCACCCAGGATCACGCGGCCGCGGCGGTTGCCGTCGGCCCGACCGGAACACCCGAGAAGCTCGAGGGCACGCCGGTGTTCGCCTGGAAGGGTGAGACGCTGGAGGAGTACTGGTGGGCGACCGAGCAGCTGTTCCACTGGCCCGACGGTGGCGGACCCAACCTGATCCTCGACGATGGTGGCGACGCCACCATGCTCGTCCACAAGGGGCTCGAATACGAAAAGGCCGGGGTGATCCCGGACACCGAGGAGGATGACTCCGAGGAGTGGGGCGTGTTCCTCGACCGCCTGCGCGACATCGCGAATCGCCACGGCGAGTTCTTCACCAAGATCGCCCCCGGCATCCGTGGTGTCTCCGAGGAGACGACGACCGGCGTGCACCGCCTCTACCAGATGATGGAGACCGGCGACCTGCTGTTCCCCGCCATCAATGTCAACGACTCCGTCACCAAGTCGAAGTTCGACAACCTCTACGGCTGTCGTCATTCGCTGATCGACGGCATCAATCGCGCCGTCGACGTGATGATCGGTGGCAAGGTCGCCGTGGTCTGCGGATTCGGCGACGTGGGCAAGGGGTGCGCGGAGTCGTTGGCCGGCCAGGGCGCCCGGGTCATCGTCACCGAGGTCGACCCGATCTGCGCGCTCCAGGCCGCCATGACCGGCTACGAGGTCAACACGCTCGAAGCCGTCATCGACACCGCCGACATCTTCATCACCACCACCGGCAACAAGGACATCATCCTCGCCGGCCACATGGCGAAGATGAAGCACCAGGCCATCGTGGGCAACATCGGCCACTTCGACAACGAGATCGACATGGCCGGTCTGCTCAAGATGTCCGACGTCCGTCGCGTCAACATCAAGCCGCAGGTCGACGAGTTCGTCTTCCCCGACGGGCACTCGGTCATCGTGCTCTCGGAAGGTCGGTTGCTGAACCTCGGCAACGCCACCGGCCACCCGAGCTTCGTGATGTCGTGCTCGTTCACCAACCAGGTGCTCGCCCAGATGGAGCTCCACGCCAACGCCGACTCGATCGAGTTGGGCGTGCACGTGCTGCCCAAGACGCTCGACGAGGAAGTGGCCCGTCTCCATCTCGACGCACTCGGCGTGAAACTGACCAAGCTGACCGACTCCCAGGCCGAATACCTCGGGATCCCCGCCGAAGGCCCCTACAAGCCGGACCACTACCGCTACTGA
- a CDS encoding TIGR03620 family F420-dependent LLM class oxidoreductase, with the protein MTACDRGVWLAPEGLTGEQIRALGPRLEGLGYSTLWVGETFGRDPFAQLAAIGAATSTLGLATGIANIYNRHPGVMLQGANTVAEQTGGRMTLGLGVSSPAIVNKVRGIEYDKPLSFLRTYLDAMDEALYTSVPPADPVPRVLAALGPKMLELAATRTAGAHPYNTTPDHTAMAREVMGPDAGLFVEQKVMLTDDAGLARTTGAKVLKFYSRAPGYRNAWLAMGFSEEDIDGLSEKLVDGLIAWGDVDRIEARLAEHADAGATHVCIHPLHPEQGQGAVDDDVLAALAPGAAS; encoded by the coding sequence ATGACTGCATGTGACAGGGGAGTGTGGCTGGCGCCCGAGGGGCTGACCGGCGAGCAGATCCGGGCCCTCGGCCCCCGACTCGAGGGGCTCGGCTACTCGACCCTGTGGGTCGGCGAGACGTTCGGGCGTGATCCGTTCGCCCAGCTCGCCGCCATCGGCGCGGCGACGTCGACCCTCGGCCTGGCGACGGGGATCGCCAACATCTACAACCGGCATCCCGGTGTGATGCTGCAAGGCGCCAACACCGTGGCGGAGCAGACCGGTGGACGAATGACACTCGGTCTCGGCGTGTCGAGCCCCGCGATCGTCAACAAGGTCCGCGGCATCGAGTACGACAAGCCGCTCTCGTTCCTGCGCACCTACCTCGATGCGATGGACGAGGCGCTCTACACGTCGGTGCCTCCGGCCGACCCGGTGCCGCGTGTGCTGGCGGCCCTCGGCCCGAAGATGCTCGAGCTGGCAGCGACGCGTACGGCCGGTGCCCACCCGTACAACACCACCCCCGACCACACCGCGATGGCGCGCGAGGTGATGGGGCCTGACGCCGGACTCTTCGTCGAGCAGAAGGTGATGCTCACCGACGACGCCGGACTGGCCCGCACGACCGGGGCCAAGGTGCTGAAGTTCTACTCGCGGGCGCCCGGCTACCGGAATGCGTGGTTGGCGATGGGATTCTCCGAGGAGGACATCGACGGCCTCAGCGAGAAGCTGGTCGACGGCCTCATCGCATGGGGCGATGTCGACCGGATCGAGGCCCGACTGGCCGAACACGCCGACGCCGGCGCGACCCACGTCTGCATTCATCCGTTGCACCCCGAACAGGGGCAGGGGGCCGTCGACGACGATGTGCTCGCCGCCCTCGCTCCGGGAGCCGCGTCGTGA
- a CDS encoding crotonase/enoyl-CoA hydratase family protein: MSERVTIDVVAGVADVRMDRGDKMNAMDGKMFAALVEAADELATDTAVRAVVLSGNGPSFCAGLDFSGFQAMAGGSDDGGEEGATSTGSIGRLETGRAHVTHLAQQAVWGWHELPVPVIAAVHGVAFGAGCQLAVGADIRLVSPDVRMSVLEIRWGLSPDMTITSLLPALIGADRAKELIWTGREVNGPEAVEIGLATHVADDPHAAAMELAATLASKSPDAVRAGKRLVNRAVGLDLNAQFQAERDEIGALIGSPNQVESVQAFFEKRPPVYIDPD; encoded by the coding sequence GTGAGCGAGCGGGTGACGATCGACGTCGTTGCCGGCGTGGCCGATGTGCGGATGGACCGCGGCGACAAGATGAACGCGATGGACGGAAAGATGTTCGCCGCCCTCGTGGAGGCCGCCGACGAGCTCGCCACGGACACTGCGGTGCGCGCCGTGGTCTTGTCGGGCAACGGACCGTCATTCTGCGCCGGACTCGACTTCTCCGGCTTCCAGGCGATGGCCGGCGGCAGTGACGACGGTGGCGAAGAAGGGGCAACGAGCACCGGCTCGATCGGTCGGCTCGAGACCGGCCGCGCCCATGTCACGCATCTCGCTCAGCAGGCCGTCTGGGGCTGGCACGAGCTACCGGTGCCGGTGATCGCGGCCGTCCATGGGGTCGCGTTCGGCGCCGGCTGCCAGCTCGCGGTGGGGGCCGACATCCGCTTAGTCTCCCCGGACGTGCGGATGTCGGTGCTCGAGATCCGGTGGGGCCTGAGCCCCGACATGACCATCACGTCGCTGCTGCCGGCGCTCATCGGCGCCGATCGGGCCAAGGAGCTGATCTGGACCGGTCGAGAGGTCAACGGCCCCGAGGCGGTCGAGATCGGGCTCGCCACGCACGTCGCCGACGATCCCCACGCGGCGGCGATGGAGCTGGCCGCCACCCTCGCGTCGAAGAGTCCGGACGCCGTGCGGGCCGGAAAGCGCCTGGTCAACCGGGCTGTCGGCCTCGACCTGAACGCCCAGTTCCAGGCCGAACGCGACGAGATCGGCGCGCTGATCGGCTCGCCCAACCAGGTCGAGTCCGTGCAGGCATTCTTCGAGAAGCGTCCCCCCGTCTACATCGACCCCGACTGA
- a CDS encoding SDR family NAD(P)-dependent oxidoreductase: MDEIAGKVAVVTGGASGIGRATAIALATEGARVVVADIEQPPLDEVVAQIEAAGGEAIGVICDVSSWDSVESLRNRCAEAFGPADIVMNNAGVAGGGPISMIELSAWEWTLGVNLWGVIYGVKAFLPAMLERGSGHIVNTASIAGHLTSTGMGAYNTSKHAVSGFTETLQQEMLEGNTGVGVTCLCPGFVATNIVSSERNRPERFREGGPDLETDEGAGSGALGDSASAIADAYAAQMAPEVVAAQVLHAIRDNQFWLFTDALADDLIRARHADIETRSTPGHRSHLIELMFAPGAES, translated from the coding sequence GTGGACGAGATTGCAGGGAAGGTCGCCGTCGTCACCGGCGGCGCCAGCGGCATCGGCCGGGCGACGGCGATCGCGCTGGCGACCGAGGGCGCCCGGGTGGTGGTCGCCGACATCGAGCAGCCACCGCTCGACGAGGTGGTCGCCCAGATCGAGGCTGCCGGCGGTGAGGCGATCGGCGTGATCTGTGATGTCTCGTCATGGGATTCGGTCGAGTCGCTCCGGAACCGCTGTGCCGAGGCGTTCGGTCCGGCCGACATCGTCATGAACAACGCCGGAGTCGCGGGCGGGGGACCGATCTCGATGATCGAACTGTCGGCGTGGGAGTGGACACTCGGTGTCAACCTCTGGGGAGTGATCTACGGCGTGAAGGCCTTCCTCCCGGCGATGCTCGAACGGGGGAGCGGACACATCGTCAACACGGCGTCGATCGCCGGACATCTCACCTCGACGGGGATGGGCGCCTACAACACCTCGAAACACGCGGTCTCCGGTTTCACCGAGACGCTGCAACAGGAGATGCTCGAGGGAAACACCGGCGTGGGGGTCACCTGTCTCTGCCCGGGGTTCGTCGCGACCAACATCGTCTCGAGCGAACGGAACCGTCCGGAGCGATTCCGCGAGGGCGGGCCCGACCTCGAGACCGATGAGGGGGCCGGGAGCGGTGCGCTGGGCGATTCGGCGTCCGCGATCGCCGACGCCTATGCGGCCCAGATGGCCCCCGAGGTCGTCGCTGCCCAGGTTCTGCACGCGATCAGGGACAACCAGTTCTGGTTGTTCACCGACGCGCTGGCCGACGATCTCATCCGGGCGCGTCACGCCGACATCGAGACGCGCTCGACACCGGGCCACCGGTCGCACCTCATCGAGTTGATGTTCGCTCCCGGGGCCGAGTCGTGA
- a CDS encoding SDR family NAD(P)-dependent oxidoreductase, which produces MKVLVTGATGFVGSHVVRRLLADGHEIRALARTPSKVRPLMFQMGVDTDDIEVVAGDITDRASVRAAVDGCDAVVHTAAVVATSPAAEAEMERVNLVGATNVLGEAVDAGCDPIVHVSSVAALFPFETDVVTADHPVRGLGAYGRTKAACERLARSYQDDGLPVVTIYPSGIMGPDDWNESINLASYKVWLEKGLPKSKGFSGSYVDVRDLAEIMAASMHPGRGPHRLLAMGTYLSSDDLEGVIAEVLGSAKSFPLPRPIFWVWGKLGDVAKRIGIDLVVTSEGYDYMFNSRPGDDSATTEVTGVEFRPIADTFRETFVWMYEAGHIDAKHLGNLLG; this is translated from the coding sequence GTGAAGGTCCTGGTCACCGGGGCCACGGGTTTCGTCGGAAGTCATGTCGTCCGGCGGCTCCTCGCCGACGGGCACGAGATCCGGGCACTGGCCCGCACGCCGAGCAAGGTCAGGCCGCTCATGTTCCAGATGGGCGTCGACACCGATGACATCGAGGTCGTCGCGGGCGACATCACCGACCGGGCCTCGGTTCGGGCCGCGGTCGACGGGTGCGATGCCGTGGTCCACACGGCGGCGGTGGTTGCGACGAGTCCTGCCGCCGAGGCGGAGATGGAGCGGGTCAATCTGGTCGGCGCCACCAATGTGCTGGGCGAAGCCGTCGACGCCGGTTGTGACCCGATCGTGCACGTGTCGTCGGTCGCCGCGCTGTTCCCGTTCGAGACCGACGTGGTGACCGCGGATCATCCGGTCAGGGGTCTCGGCGCCTACGGGCGGACGAAGGCGGCATGCGAGCGCTTGGCCCGTAGCTACCAGGACGACGGCCTCCCCGTCGTCACCATCTATCCGTCCGGGATCATGGGGCCCGACGACTGGAACGAGTCGATCAATCTGGCGTCGTACAAGGTGTGGCTCGAGAAGGGGCTCCCGAAGTCCAAGGGCTTCAGCGGGAGCTATGTCGACGTGCGGGATCTCGCCGAGATCATGGCCGCATCGATGCATCCCGGTCGTGGTCCGCATCGGCTGCTGGCCATGGGTACCTATCTGAGTTCCGACGATCTCGAGGGCGTCATCGCCGAGGTGCTCGGGTCGGCCAAGAGCTTCCCGCTGCCGCGCCCGATCTTCTGGGTTTGGGGAAAGCTGGGCGACGTCGCGAAGCGGATCGGCATCGATCTGGTCGTCACGAGCGAGGGCTACGACTACATGTTCAACTCGCGACCTGGCGACGACTCGGCCACGACCGAGGTGACGGGAGTGGAGTTCCGCCCGATCGCCGACACCTTCCGCGAGACATTCGTCTGGATGTACGAGGCCGGCCACATCGACGCGAAACACCTGGGCAACCTGCTCGGTTGA
- a CDS encoding phosphoribosyltransferase family protein, which produces MDDHAVLDLGAGLAVVAVWAHSGAAADLVRELKYGRATTVVTELAEAMVAVAPSADLVSWVPASPARRRQRGFDQGELLARAVARRLGMPVRRALRRVDDEPQTSRGREGRLLGPRFGAAGRRMRFGPTVLLIDDVVTTGSTLRAAAAVLRDHGAGQVRGLAATHAVASPVSADAPAAVYHLATTRPTGG; this is translated from the coding sequence ATGGACGACCACGCAGTGCTCGATCTCGGTGCCGGACTCGCTGTTGTCGCGGTCTGGGCCCACAGCGGTGCGGCCGCCGATCTCGTGAGAGAGCTCAAGTACGGTCGCGCCACCACGGTGGTGACCGAGTTGGCGGAGGCGATGGTGGCGGTCGCTCCCTCGGCCGACCTCGTGAGTTGGGTGCCGGCGTCGCCGGCCCGTCGCCGACAGCGCGGCTTCGACCAGGGCGAGTTGTTGGCCCGCGCCGTCGCCCGGCGTCTCGGCATGCCGGTCCGCAGGGCGTTGCGACGTGTCGACGACGAGCCGCAGACATCGCGCGGGCGCGAGGGGCGCTTGCTCGGCCCCCGGTTCGGAGCTGCCGGCCGACGCATGCGGTTCGGTCCGACCGTGCTGTTGATCGACGACGTGGTGACCACCGGTTCCACCTTGCGGGCCGCGGCCGCGGTCCTGCGCGATCACGGCGCCGGTCAGGTGCGGGGATTGGCCGCCACCCATGCCGTCGCGTCGCCGGTGTCTGCGGATGCACCCGCTGCCGTCTACCATCTGGCCACAACCAGACCAACCGGAGGTTAA
- the raiA gene encoding ribosome-associated translation inhibitor RaiA, with the protein MDVSISARHVTITPRLEEVIQEKIGELDRYLVDLESAQVHFDEARNPRISDKLFCEIHLKGGGHHLRTKVDAPDPFTAIDLAEAKLERQIRKLRTKIQRRQHGTGESLRAAADDAAAVAVAVAEPEQPDDDDVMPSIVRTKRFHLAPLDPIEAVEKMEELGHGFFFFINRETSRSAVVYMRDDGDVGLIDEAD; encoded by the coding sequence ATGGATGTCTCCATCAGTGCGCGGCATGTGACCATCACGCCGAGACTGGAGGAGGTGATCCAGGAGAAGATCGGCGAACTCGATCGGTACCTGGTGGATCTCGAGTCTGCTCAGGTCCACTTCGACGAGGCCCGCAATCCTCGCATCTCCGACAAGTTGTTCTGCGAGATCCATCTGAAGGGCGGTGGGCACCATCTCCGCACCAAGGTCGATGCGCCCGACCCCTTCACCGCGATCGACCTCGCCGAAGCGAAACTCGAGCGTCAGATCCGCAAGCTGCGGACCAAGATCCAGCGACGCCAACACGGCACCGGCGAGTCGTTGCGTGCGGCTGCCGACGATGCGGCTGCCGTGGCGGTGGCGGTTGCCGAACCGGAGCAGCCGGACGACGACGACGTGATGCCCTCGATCGTGCGGACGAAGCGCTTCCATCTGGCTCCGCTCGATCCGATCGAGGCCGTCGAGAAGATGGAGGAGCTCGGTCACGGGTTCTTCTTCTTCATCAATCGTGAGACCAGTCGCAGCGCGGTGGTCTACATGCGCGACGATGGCGATGTCGGGCTGATCGACGAAGCCGACTGA
- a CDS encoding response regulator transcription factor yields the protein MPGRPDDLRVLVVDDHALFRRGLVMELDAAPDLEVIAEASDGIEAVDAAVSLAPDVVLMDVRMPGMDGIEATRRIVEAAPSTRVLMLSVSDETDDLLEAVKAGAAGYLLKETSITDIAASARQVARGHSFVSPSLAGRLLEEFAVLARRVDAAPYESAGPAHGVLTSREVAVLEAMADGADNDAIAEATGLTNHAVRNHVRNILEKLHLASRTEAVLYAVRSRLIDP from the coding sequence ATGCCCGGTCGGCCCGATGATCTCCGTGTCCTCGTGGTCGATGACCATGCGCTCTTTCGTCGCGGCTTGGTGATGGAACTCGACGCCGCCCCGGACCTCGAGGTGATCGCCGAGGCCTCCGACGGGATCGAAGCCGTCGACGCCGCTGTGTCGTTGGCTCCCGATGTGGTCCTGATGGACGTGCGCATGCCGGGGATGGACGGGATCGAGGCGACCCGTCGGATCGTCGAGGCGGCACCGTCGACCCGGGTGCTGATGCTGAGCGTTTCCGACGAGACCGACGATCTGCTGGAGGCCGTCAAGGCCGGCGCCGCCGGCTATCTGCTCAAGGAGACGTCGATCACCGACATTGCCGCGTCGGCCCGTCAGGTGGCGCGGGGCCACAGCTTCGTGTCGCCGTCGTTGGCGGGTCGCCTCCTCGAGGAGTTCGCCGTGCTCGCCCGCAGGGTCGACGCCGCACCCTACGAGTCCGCCGGTCCTGCCCACGGGGTGCTCACCTCGCGAGAGGTCGCCGTGCTCGAAGCGATGGCCGACGGAGCGGACAACGACGCGATCGCCGAGGCCACCGGGTTGACGAACCATGCGGTGCGCAACCATGTCCGCAACATCCTCGAGAAGCTGCACCTGGCCTCGCGGACCGAAGCGGTCCTCTACGCAGTTCGGAGTCGGCTGATCGACCCCTGA